One genomic window of Garra rufa chromosome 2, GarRuf1.0, whole genome shotgun sequence includes the following:
- the LOC141325497 gene encoding peripherin-2-like: MALMPIKFDLAKRVKLAQTLWLLFWLSVMAGILIFSMGIFFKIELRKRSEMMDNNESHFVPNLLILVGLVACGINAFGGKVCHDSLDTIKFTKWKPMLKAYMCGCVVFCITLFVTALLCFLMQISLHFALAEGLKNGMKYYKDTDTPGRCFMKRTLDMTQIEFRCCGNNNYKDWFEIQWISNRYLDFSNDEVKARVQSNVEGKYLMESVPFSCCNPGSPRPCIQHHLTNNSAHYSYDHHTEDLNIWTRGCREALVSYYGGMMNSIGAFVLLFIIMQAVVTVGLQYLTTSLETLTDPENPESESEGWLLEKSVKETLSDIMTKIKSLFSGNQVQEGDAEAAPT, translated from the exons ATGGCTTTGATGCCTATAAAATTTGACTTGGCCAAGCGGGTTAAGCTGGCCCAAACGTTGTGGCTCCTGTTCTGGCTTTCTGTCATGGCTGGGATCCTCATCTTCAGCATGGGGATATTCTTCAAGATCGAGCTGCGTAAGAGAAGCGAGATGATGGATAACAACGAGAGCCATTTTGTGCCCAACCTGCTCATTTTGGTGGGACTCGTGGCCTGTGGTATCAACGCTTTTGGAGGCAAAGTTTGCCATGACTCCCTTGACACAATCAAGTTCACCAAGTGGAAACCTATGTTGAAGGCCTACATGTGTGGATGTGTGGTTTTCTGCATCACCCTTTTTGTCACAGCTCTGCTGTGTTTCTTGATGCAGATCTCTCTGCACTTCGCCCTGGCCGAAGGCCTGAAGAATGGAATGAAGTACTACAAAGACACAGATACGCCAGGACGATGCTTCATGAAGAGAACCTTAGATATGACCCAGATTGAGTTCCGCTGCTGTGGCAACAACAACTACAAGGACTGGTTTGAGATCCAGTGGATTAGCAACCGCTACTTGGACTTCAGCAATGACGAAGTTAAAGC ACGTGTCCAGAGCAATGTGGAAGGAAAATACTTGATGGAAAGCGTTCCCTTCAGCTGCTGCAACCCTGGCTCCCCTCGCCCTTGTATCCAACATCACCTGACCAACAACTCAGCTCACTACAGCTACGACCACCACACTGAGGATCTAAACATCTGGACCAGAGGTTGCCGTGAGGCTCTGGTGTCCTACTATGGGGGCATGATGAACAGTATTGGTGCTTTTGTGCTGCTGTTTATTATTATGCAG GCTGTCGTGACTGTCGGTCTGCAGTACCTGACTACTTCACTGGAAACCCTGACAGACCCAGAAAATCCTGAGAGCGAAAGTGAGGGATGGCTGCTAGAAAAGAGTGTGAAGGAGACACTTTCTGACATCATGACAAAGATCAAGTCGCTGTTTAGCGGCAACCAGGTACAGGAGGGAGATGCAGAAGCGGCTCCCACATAA